GATTATGCTACTATCTTCCTAGATCTCAAATTTTGAAGAGTAGCCAACGAATTAGAGCATTCCACGCCACACACAATGTTTTACTTTTGGTGGAACATATAGCTTCCACAGTTTCCTCCATATTCTTCTATCCCTTCATGCCGAAGAGATTTCGCCATGCATAGAAGAATTAGTTATCTTGACAGCCAACTTATAAGCCGATTTTACATGTTTTTTCCTCTCTTGATAATGAAAATGGAAGAACTGTTTGATAGCTAAGCCCAAGCTGGTCGGGGATAATTTAACTGATCGGTGGCCTTCAAATTTGAAAGGAAAAGACTTTAAAGCTGATATCTTTTGCAGTTTGGTATGGGCACAACTGGAGTAGCAGGAATGTTGTCAGTCTAAGGAAAGCTGCTTATGTTTAGCCTTGATGCTTTGCCTTTGTTAGTTGTGCTTGtgtgcttttatttattttttggatgctATCCAttggtttattaaaaaatgacatcaaaatatttcttttaactCTTTTGCTTGAATAAGTTCAGGGACACACTATGAGAAATTTTAtatccacaaaaaaatttaggtgGTAAATAACTTGTTACTGGGGTAAGGTTTCAAAGCCAAACAACAAACCCACtagaaaaaatcacaacatcATGAACAGTAGTCAatagaataaaaattacttgattTGTTGGGTATAGTAGAAGATTTCAAAGCTGGACAACAACCCAGAACCCATGGAATCACCAAATCCATCACAATGCGACCCACAAAAAGCGAGATCTTGGACCTCTAGTAACCAAACTCCAGATCACATGCCGATCTGTTTCCCAAACCCTTAATATGCTACTCCACTAACATGGCCACCATTTCAATATCAAATCAAGTTGATCAAACCACAGGTCCCACTTCCCAAAACACCATAGAATTGCCTTCTGCCACAACAAGTTAATGCCCATATTATTAGTAGAAATAGACAAGAGTTGCTTTGTTGGATGTATGGTACACAATGCTGTGGCTTTCTCTTACTCGGATGATATTACTTAACAACAAATGGTtctccatttttgttttttgtgaaaGGTTAGTGTGTTACGTTGAAATTAGGTGTTTGTTCCATTGAAGttctttatgaaaaacagaaaaagtataacaatttttacaaatatgacttttttttatcttgtttttattggtttttttaagttttttatgttttaactAAGAGAGTGATGAGGTGGGTTATGGAATCCTAATGGAGCAAACCTCGGGTGGTTAAAGTGCcactttttaaaccacgggtatATAAAGTGATTTTGGGTCAAACAACAAGAGGGTTTACTACAATTACCCTTACATTCATTTAATTACCGCTGATTGGTTTACTACATTTTTCGTTTCATATTTGCACTTTTCGTTGTTGTTTTTGAATATTAATGCACAATATAAGTGCTTCTACTTGCATAAATTGGGAAAGTACAAGAAATCAAAAATATATCTCTAGAAATATATTCCATCTCACCACAAAAGATTGAGTACAAGTGAATCCAATATAGCAGTAAGATCTCCTCTCCAAGCCCTCATTTGGGAGGAAGGAATAGAATGagatggaaaggaatgaaaagaataattttagaatattattcTCTCctccttgtttggaagttttaatggagggaatgaactttccattcctttattttggagttcaagtgggagggaatgaaatgagTAGGTGGGaatactcattcctctctattcccttaaaacctcaaattttcattcctccgAAATAATGAAATTaggtttaatgaattttttactaaaactcccgaAATGCCCCtatattttcaactttttattttaaaataagggtctaatagtaatattatcataaaatgatttcatatCTTTCTCTctatgttactcccaaacaaagTTACTTACGTTCCATTCATTTTTgttcctttccattcctttattttaaaacatctaaacaaggttacttaattccattccattccacaCAGGGCCGACTCAACAACTTTGAAGGCGggtgaaaattttaagtgaagtctttttatatttaaatattaatcaaataatatacattgaattttttatttaaaatctatttttcttgctttttgagatgtaaaattactaattaagtttttgtatttaagttcctctaacatttctttttcaattaataataCAGCTAATctacttaatctttcttgtgacatagtaaaccttaaataagattttgttaattttaattttcatatagctaatccacttaatctttctttttcaaataaaaattaatttaatacatggttcaataaattagtgtaactataatacaaatgagttgatatgatacacatcaaattattaattagtatgataatttataataattgataaagtaagaaAACGTGTTGTCCTATTGCTGTGGGCTAATGGGCTGTGTAGCTTGTGCAGTGTGCAGTGTGTAGTGTGCAACAGTGCAGCCTGTGCTGCTGTGTAGTTTGCAACTATGTAGAAAACGTGTTGTCCAacctaaatttaattttgttagctgaagtttgactatttttgttttttccctttttaatcttttgcattttaggatacaatcggacctttttaatgcattttattgaccaataaaagtacttaattttttttaattaaaatatatagataaataaattatatataatttttttttttacaagttggGGCCTTTTTTGATTTGGGGGCCTTAGGTGATTGCATCAATTGCATCACCTCTTGAGCCGACCCTAactacacacaaacacacactctTAAGTAATGTGGGACAATGTATAAAACAAAGTAGAATATGTTAAtgaagaatttttatttaattagtaatttaatagtagtaaaaaaggacatgtcaattaagaaaATACCAAATGGCATGACTTCATATAGAATAAAATGGTGGAACATGGCTAGTTTGTTGAGCATCTGTAGCCGACCTCAAAATTTTAAGACTAAGgcttagttgttgttgttgttgtatgcATTCCTTTGACTACACAAATCTGGCATCCATTAAATTCTCCCAGTCATTTTCTATCTTATCAAAATGACATTAGAGTGATTTAGTGATAAAATGTTATAACAGTAAACTCCTAAGTCTAATACCTGCAATGAATATATTGCTCTTAAGCAGTAAAGTAAGTCTCATCTCTCAAGAGTCAAGAAGATCGTCCTCTCCTCAAAAACATTCTTTTGAATAATGTAGACAAGCTGAGGTTGTCATTCTTTTGGAATAGAAGAACCATCatgattaataaattacaaaatgaatttttttttttttcttttctttcttgatcaTAAAATAGCCAAACGCAGAAAGTATCAAGTTGACAAATAGCAGAAACCACGACTAAATCTTCCCATAAACATTTTAagccaaaccaaacaaaatcactACCATTATTAAGAATGCCCATTAAACAAGGGGGAAAAACCCATTAACCCATAAAACCCAAAGAACCAaagaaggatgaaaaaaaaaaaaaaaaaagagagaaaagaggaagaagaagaaataaatgaaattccCACCTCTGCCTTATTCCTCCACAAATGGCCGAGTCCCCCATAAACTTATTCTCTATGCAACCTCAGATCCTCCATCCCATACCCCACTCTGCTCCCTCGAGTCTCTGACTCTGAACAATACCctgaaaaaaattaatctaaaaaaaattaattgatattaataGCATACTaaatacacaaatatatattaatgcAATTTGGAGATTAATCTAAATAAATAGAGTTTaaacaatcaattttatttcttaaaataaattattgtaaaaatgttaagaGTATAACAATGTACTAGCAATTATGTATCCTCGCTGCCTTGAAtgctattaaaaaagaatattgaATTCAACATTTTTTCTCTATTCGTTTAAGCTATTAAAACTTGGATTACAGCAAAaacaagattgaaaaaaaaaaatttaaaaactaaaaaataagaaaaagagttGAGGCTATGGTTTTAGTGGTATATATGAATATAAGTagaccatttttttaataaaaaaataatgattatgTAGAACCCAACAAGAGGAGAGTTGGTACTTTCACAAGTTGACATTAGGAATTATATAACTGGTAGACAATAAAGTAGTATCAGTAGTGGGCCTaaattgaaagctcaaaaagtgtataaaacactatgaacgtttagacccccaattaacaaattaccttaatatcaaataattaatgtgcGAAATaagaacataagcttaatacagaattgataaacaatctaaaccaaataaaatcacatccatagtagaaattaaatgacaaagattaagggaagagagatgcaaacacaaaaacaacacaacgatgtgttatcaaagaggaaattaaagccctcggcgtaaaacctctccgccaccctccaagcggtaaataatccactaaagaatgtagttgggatacatgaacaacagaagactctccaagcctaatctactcaatgtatctaagccctccaagctcctactccaacgaggttacactgaacctatttcttctttaacttaccggattccgctacttgaccatagcatcaaccaatatgaaattggtcatttcttaactgcttcccaaagcaccaaatgacattctcacagatatgggtatggtgagaaaaagttttggtaattTACCTCACAaagatgtaacaatggagaggaagaaagtagaggaatttgaagagtctctatgtgaagattgtggatgaatcaatcttgtttttctttagggtttctctcttaaaattctctctggaagctctctatatttcatgggtataagggtctatatatgtgaagagtcagtttttcccaaacagggtggtctggcgacttggccttgTGACTGGACTGAGTcacgagttcaagtcgcgagctaacggTCTAGCCAGCCTGgaacttttgtcctgtagtgcaataGCTGGCATGACTAGTCAGCTCCCCTAcatgcttcacacatgtgccagctttggcggcttgccagtcgcaagtctctgcatccttgcacaatcttgagcatttcttcacactctctcactcactacccttacatgattcccacctaagtacagggttactaattgctaaaatacaagcaaatttggcacggaataaagccaacaagatggttgataaaattcaaccttacataaatgaaattgaatgcttaacaattgtgaaatttattgtgcgAAATattgtatatactatatagtatTATTCTgacaattgtaaaatttgttgtaaaaaaaattgtataaattcattttttattgttagtAGTTCAGAAACTTGTCAAAAGGACAatacttttagttttatgtgGGGCCATTGAACTTTGTTTTCattggaaaaagatgaaaatgtGTTATGTACTTATACAAGACATTAGACTGCTTTCTTTTAGAAGCAAAGAAGTCTTCTTATTTATGCTTGGGGCAAAGTTGAGATAGAAAACTTTTGTAAGGGGGCAAATTGTTTTATAGGTATATTATATAGGAGTTTTTGGGGAGGTTAGGGGGGCACTTGCCCCCTCTTGCCCTCCCTTGGCTTTGCCATTGCCTTGAACCTCCACCCACCTCCCAGATCCTCAGTTACAGTCACCACACTTTCCCACCCACCACTATTTGAgtagagagagtgtgtgtgagagagagaacagTAATTTTGCTTggttttttgagaatcaaaatgGCACTTTATTATTGAAGTTGaagggattttttatttttattttttacataattACTTGAACCCGAACACCTGTGGACCCTTGGACCCACGTACACTTATAATTATGAAGTAACTATCACATCAAAGTGGCTTATGGTAAAATTAAAGGATCCTCATACCCATTGACATTTATAATTATGAGGTGATTATCACGTAAAAAATGACATATGGTAAAATTAAAAGGGATTGATGACTTTGGGTAGCTggacattttttaaaaacccttttagtatttgtttgttttctcatctaattattttttctctttcctctactttaatttttttttttttatcaatctatttaaaaataaataaaaatcacaactACCCTAGCACAAAATCtccaaaactaacaaaaaacCCTACTATTATGCTaccaaaactaacaaaaaacCCTATTGGTTGAgcgttggacatgcaaatgatactttgcatttaagcttattagcttgcatgtccggatgttcattccatatgtgaatgagcattgtggtcgcTATTCTATAATGATTGCTTGTATGgtcaagccatgatttgttgctgtattccattttgcttgatcgcattatgcttgcttcatatgcattacaagttttctgcatacaatgatcaaattgtgttgttgtgtttcaggatatacttgttcttatgattcaagagcttcacagattttagagttaggtgtgagtgagttttgttcaactgttctcaactcacatgttaagtctagagtttattttagggttttgtcacagaatagccaaaaggggagattgtaaggttgaatttaataaatcatcttgttggctttattccatgccaaatttgcttataatttagcaattagtaaccctgtgtttaggtggaaatcatgtaagggtagtgtgtgagagagtgtgaagaaatgctcaagactgtgcagtgaagcagggacttgcGGCTGGATTTCATGGGTGGCTCatggcttgcaagccgccagaagatacacacgagtgaagcatgtAGAGAAGTTGAACCGTCATGCCAACTATAACACTACAGGAGAAAAAGTCCAAattggccattcagttagctcgtggcttggatgatgtgcatgaaatatatacaataaagtactcacatatctacatatttaaccttacttttatgttattttgtgattgattatatattatctttgtgttgtaggtaacaagggttttacatgcaaagtggggctagaccaattgaatcaagccaacttacatctagccaggcatgaattcaagaaaagaccaacccaattaaatttaagtccaattggagcaaggaatcaaaggaaatttgctccaaatccaagtccaatttggATTAGGATTTCAGACTGCActtcagttagtatttttggcataactttcggctcagatgtccaatcgagatgattcaagttagGCTGGAACTTTAAcataaagggctacaacttcatagtttaccaaaagtccaaattatgaatttaaatgggccaaaactgtcagttaagtgaagcctaaaaatttgggattttctTCAAAcgagaattcaacttgtaataggattccttgacctatttaagggctctttagggcaaaattcagggaGGCTGAGGCTAGTGCTAGAGCTGAGGGCTGAATGCGTAGAGAGTGCggctacttctttggttttcttccatgacagttagttttattttatttgtctagtttaatgtttagtattttatttttgtgttttctttcaattactatgagtagctaaatttataattagggttgaggatgaaaccttattaaggattatcaataatatttatgtgatttgatttttcccacaatagttgttctttaatgatttaaattgttcttacttCATATCAATTTACTAAGATGgaattctagatatgagttcaatcatgtttttctcataatttaggatttgtcttaattaattgaatgcttggtttattaattcttgattataaaattagatatctcttgtgatttgtctgtcaatggatacaatttatgatttgatttttagaattggatatatcttgtgatttgtttggctatagatacaattgatgatttggttttatacttaagaagcgaagaagaacatgctttagatttttaaacataagttttaatgatgatattttccatgatagcaagattgatttctagattatcatgtagtaagttgggaaaaattaatgatcataaatatatgctgatatgatttACAAGGcagattccaaaaccttaattcctttctcttgattgtttatatctttttattgctttacattttttgcttagtttaactatttgcttaattttattatttgtttagtatatttaattgcaaaaaaaccagtttttattaaactagattaggattagtTTGGTTAAGGTATAATCAATTTTCCTACGTTTATtcaagtccctgtgggttcgacctcgttcttgtccaactatacttcggtacggttTGTACACTTgcaagtattttaaaatttcacaacaagttTTTGGTGCCGTTGCTGGGGACTTggttaggaaaataaattaggtCTTAATCGAATTTTTCCTGCTACTAGTTgtagttaaaatttatttattttttaaataaaaaaaaaaacaaaaaaaaattatttctttgtgCTTGGTGTATGAGAACTTGGATACGTGATAAAGAAAATTGTCTTGCTAGTTATGATTATCCATCCATAATGGGAGAAATAGGAGATGATTCAAAAACTCTTAGGGAGTTGTTCTCACCCATAACCACCAACCCTCCATCTTGCATAATATTGCTTGCAACCACTGCTGCACATTTTGAGTTGAAGCCACAAATAATCCACCTTTTTCCTACTTTTCATGGATTGGATAGAGAAGATCCTTATATACATGTGAAGGATTTTCTTGAGATTTGTGCTACTtgtaagtttcagaatttcACTGATGACTCTATTCGCTTGTGTTTATTCCCTTTTTCCTTGAAGGATAAGGCAAAAGCATGGTTTAATTCTTTGTCACCTGGATCTATGACTTCATGGGAACTGTTGGTCACAAAATTCCTCTCCAAATTTTTCCCAATGGCCAAGACCAATGCTTTGAGGAGAGAAATTGCAGATTTTTATCGGGATGAACAAGAGAAATTTTATGAGAGTTGGGAGAGATTTAAGGACTTGATCTTAAAGTGTCCTCATCATGGTTTTGAAACATGGAGACtagtacaatatttttataatggttTGACTCAAACAAATCGTAACATGATTGAGTCCATGAATGGTGATGGATTTTTGAGTCTTAGGGATGATGAGGCATACAAATTTCTTGAGAATCTATCAGAAAGCTCACAACAATGGGATTTTTCCAATCGTAGAGAGAGATCTGCCTCTACAATTAAGAAAGGAGGATTGTATGAAGTCAGTGAAGATTTAGACATAAAAGCTAGGTTGGAAAATCTCACTCGTAAGGTTGAAGCTTTAGCTTTAGGTAGAGGGATGAATTCTGTCAATAAAGTTCAAAGTGAAACATGCTCTATTTGTGCAAGTCTTATGCATACAACACAAATGTGTCCCTCCATAGCTGGTTACCCTGATTTTTATACTGAGCAAAGAAATGCACTAAATAATTATGGAAAACCACTTGCTAGTCCATTTTCGGAGACATACAATCCAAATTGGCAAATTCATCCTAATCTCTCTTGGAGGCAGAACCATTCCCCCACAAATATAGGTGGACAACAAGTGCATCAACAAAGTCAATTTCGTCCACCTACTCAAACATTTCCTCCCATTCCTCAATCAACTCCTCAGTTTATGGCACCACCAAGACCACAATCATCTTTGGAGGAGTCTCTCAAAACTTTCATTCAATCAACTAGCCAAGCCATTCAAGAGATAAAAAGTTCCACCCATTTGAATACTCAAGCTATTTTGAAGTTGGAAAACCAAGTTGGCCAGTTAGCAACCCAAGTTGGAGAGAGGGAAAAAGGAAAGTTTCCTAATCAACCTATACCTAACCCAAAAGGGCAGTATGCAATTAATGGTTCTTCTAGTTCTACTCATGCACATGAATCTGTTTAGTCTATTACTACCCTTAGGTCTGGTAAGCAAGTTGATAATCAAGTGAAAATGCCAGAAGTGGAGgatgatgaaaatattgtgttaaAGGAAAAGGGAACTCATAGTTCACAGGATGATCATAGAGAAAAGAAGGGCAACTCAACCTCAATTCCAATTCAGGATCTTAGTTCTCCCCTTGATAGGAGGTTTGTTCCTAAAGCTCCATTCCCTCAAAGTTTAATCAGTCCTCAGAAAAGTGCACAATTTGGAgatattttagaggtttttaagCAAGTGCAAATTAATATTCCATTTCTTGATGCAATTCAGCAAGTTCCTGCTTATGCTAAGTTTCTAAAAGATCTTGTGACAATGAAGAGAAAGACAAATGTCCCTAAAAAGGCATTTTTGACAGAGCAAGTTAGTTCAATCATCAGAATAAATATCCAGTGAAATGTAAAGACCCTGGATCTCCTACAATTTCATGCAGGATTGGGGATCATCTCATTGAGCGAGCTTTGCTAGATTTGGGGGCAAGTGTGAACCTAATGCCATATTCAGTATACTTACAGCTAGGTTTGGGGGAGTTGAAACCCACAACCATGACACTTCAATTAGCTAATAGGTATGTGAAAATCCCTAGAGGTATTGTTGAGGATGCGCTGATTAAGGTGGATGCATTCTATTTTCCTgttgattttgttgtgttaGACACTGAGCCTACTCTAAATGCCAGTACACAAATCCATGTCATTTTGGGTCACCCTTTCTTAGCCACATCCAATGCTTTAATCAATTGTTGGAGTGGTGTAATGAAGATTTCATTTGGAAATATGACTGTTGAGCTTAATATCTTCCATATAAGTAAACAAGTGCTAGACAATGAGGATATCTATGAGGTTGACATGATTGAGAGTCTAGTCCATGATACTTTCCTACAATCGAGTTATGAGGATCCTCTAGAGGCTTGCTTAAATCTTTTTGGTTGCAATTTTGATGTTGAACACTCAATTGAAGAGGTCAATGCATTGTTAGATTCTGTTCCTCTCTTAAGTACTGATAGTTGGCAACCAAAAGTGATCCCTCTTCCACTTTCTTCATCCCCATCCCCATCTGCTATGGAACCACCAAAGTTGGAGTTGAAACCATTACCTGACACACTTAAGTATGCCTTTTTAGGTTC
This genomic stretch from Quercus lobata isolate SW786 chromosome 3, ValleyOak3.0 Primary Assembly, whole genome shotgun sequence harbors:
- the LOC115980424 gene encoding uncharacterized protein LOC115980424, coding for MPEVEDDENIVLKEKGTHSSQDDHREKKGNSTSIPIQDLSSPLDRRFVPKAPFPQSLISPQKSAQFGDILEVFKQVQINIPFLDAIQQVPAYAKFLKDLVTMKRKTNVPKKAFLTEIGDHLIERALLDLGASVNLMPYSVYLQLGLGELKPTTMTLQLANRYVKIPRGIVEDALIKVDAFYFPVDFVVLDTEPTLNASTQIHVILGHPFLATSNALINCWSGVMKISFGNMTVELNIFHISKQVLDNEDIYEVDMIESLVHDTFLQSSYEDPLEACLNLFGCNFDVEHSIEEVNALLDSVPLLSTDSWQPKVIPLPLSSSPSPSAMEPPKLELKPLPDTLKYAFLGSSRPYLSL
- the LOC115980423 gene encoding uncharacterized protein LOC115980423: MGEIGDDSKTLRELFSPITTNPPSCIILLATTAAHFELKPQIIHLFPTFHGLDREDPYIHVKDFLEICATCKFQNFTDDSIRLCLFPFSLKDKAKAWFNSLSPGSMTSWELLVTKFLSKFFPMAKTNALRREIADFYRDEQEKFYESWERFKDLILKCPHHGFETWRLVQYFYNGLTQTNRNMIESMNGDGFLSLRDDEAYKFLENLSESSQQWDFSNRRERSASTIKKGGLYEVSEDLDIKARLENLTRKVEALALGRGMNSVNKVQSETCSICASLMHTTQMCPSIAGYPDFYTEQRNALNNYGKPLASPFSETYNPNWQIHPNLSWRQNHSPTNIGGQQVHQQSQFRPPTQTFPPIPQSTPQFMAPPRPQSSLEESLKTFIQSTSQAIQEIKSSTHLNTQAILKLENQVGQLATQVGEREKGKFPNQPIPNPKGQYAINGSSSSTHAHESV